A genomic region of Elephas maximus indicus isolate mEleMax1 chromosome 10, mEleMax1 primary haplotype, whole genome shotgun sequence contains the following coding sequences:
- the LYSET gene encoding lysosomal enzyme trafficking factor isoform X1 gives MVALPEMPKPPAYSELSDSLTLAVGTGRFSGPLHRAWRMMNFRQRMGWIGVGLYLLASAAAFYYVFEISETYNRLALEHIQQHPEEPLEGTTWTHSLKVRLLSLPFWLWTIIFLIPYLQMFLFLYSCTRADPKTVGYCIIPICLAVICNRHQAFVKASNQISRLQLIDT, from the exons ATGGTGGCTCTCCCTGAAATGCCCAAGCCGCCTGCCTACTCAGAGCTGAGTGACTCTTTAACGCTTGCCGTGGGGACAGGAAGATTTTCAGGACCACT gcaCAGAGCATGGAGAATGATGAACTTCCGTCAGCGGATGGGATGGATTGGAGTGGGATTGTATCTATTAGCAAGTGCAGCGGCATTTTACTATGTTTTTGAAATCAGTGAGACTTATAACAGGCTGGCCTTGGAACACATTCAGCAGCACCCTGAGGAACCACTTGAAGGAACCACATGGACACACTCCTTGAAAGTTCGGTTACTTTCCCTGCCTTTTTGGTTATGgacaattatttttctgatacctTACCTACAGATGTTTTTGTTCCTCTATTCTTGTACAAGAGCTGACCCGAAAACGGTGGGCTACTGTATCATCCCAATATGCCTGGCAGTTATTTGCAATCGCCACCAGGCATTTGTCAAGGCTTCTAATCAGATCAGCAGACTACAACTGATTGACACATAA
- the LYSET gene encoding lysosomal enzyme trafficking factor isoform X2, whose protein sequence is MMNFRQRMGWIGVGLYLLASAAAFYYVFEISETYNRLALEHIQQHPEEPLEGTTWTHSLKVRLLSLPFWLWTIIFLIPYLQMFLFLYSCTRADPKTVGYCIIPICLAVICNRHQAFVKASNQISRLQLIDT, encoded by the coding sequence ATGATGAACTTCCGTCAGCGGATGGGATGGATTGGAGTGGGATTGTATCTATTAGCAAGTGCAGCGGCATTTTACTATGTTTTTGAAATCAGTGAGACTTATAACAGGCTGGCCTTGGAACACATTCAGCAGCACCCTGAGGAACCACTTGAAGGAACCACATGGACACACTCCTTGAAAGTTCGGTTACTTTCCCTGCCTTTTTGGTTATGgacaattatttttctgatacctTACCTACAGATGTTTTTGTTCCTCTATTCTTGTACAAGAGCTGACCCGAAAACGGTGGGCTACTGTATCATCCCAATATGCCTGGCAGTTATTTGCAATCGCCACCAGGCATTTGTCAAGGCTTCTAATCAGATCAGCAGACTACAACTGATTGACACATAA
- the MOAP1 gene encoding modulator of apoptosis 1, producing the protein MTLRLLEDWCRGMDMNPRKALLIAGIPLTCNEAEIQEALQAGLASLGQYRLLGRMFRREENRVVALVGLTEETSLAVVPKEIPGKGGAWRVIFKPPDPDNEFLNRLNEFLEGEGLTVAEFTSALGYGNDPFDLDQNLVPHVGAPMLAEALDEALQPALQYLQYRKLKVFSGSDPPEPGEEGFDSWLFHTTHMMKTWQVSDAEKRRRLLECLRGPAFDVIRVLKINNPFITVPECLQALEQVFGVIDNPRELQVKFLTTYQKAEEKLSAYILRLEPLLQKLVERGTIEKEVANQARLDQILAGADDRTLRRRLDLPEDGPAPGLLQLLTLIKEEAAAEEEEEALLQAGLEGNFT; encoded by the coding sequence ATGACACTGAGGCTCTTGGAAGACTGGTGCAGGGGAATGGACATGAACCCTCGGAAAGCTCTGTTGATTGCCGGCATCCCCCTGACCTGTAACGAGGCGGAAATccaggaggctctgcaggcagggtTAGCGTCCCTGGGCCAGTACCGACTACTTGGGAGAATGTTCAGGAGGGAAGAGAACAGGGTTGTAGCCCTTGTAGGACTTACTGAGGAGACTAGTCTTGCTGTGGTCCCTAAGGAGATACCAGGGAAGGGCGGTGCCTGGCGAGTGATCTTTAAGCCCCCTGACCCAGATAATGAATTTTTAAACAGATTAAATGAATTCTTAGAGGGAGAGGGTCTGACAGTGGCTGAGTTTACCAGCGCTCTTGGGTATGGAAACGACCCTTTTGACCTAGACCAAAACCTAGTCCCACACGTGGGGGCCCCTATGTTGGCAGAGGCATTAGATGAGGCCCTTCAGCCGGCCCTGCAATATCTGCAATACAGAAAGCTGAAAGTGTTCTCAGGCAGCGATCCTCCAGAACCTGGAGAAGAAGGATTTGATTCCTGGCTGTTTCATACTACTCATATGATGAAGACATGGCAGGTGTCAGATGCAGAGAAAAGAAGACGATTGCTAGAGTGCCTTAGAGGCCCAGCATTTGATGTCATTCGTGTCCTCAAGATAAACAATCCTTTCATTACGGTCCCTGAATGCCTACAGGCACTTGAGCAGGTATTTGGGGTTATCGATAATCCTAGGGAGCTGCAGGTCAAATTTCTAACCACTTATCAGAAGGCTGAAGAAAAGTTATCTGCCTATATCCTAAGGCTGGAGCCTTTATTACAGAAACTGGTAGAGAGGGGAACAATCGAGAAAGAAGTTGCGAATCAGGCCCGCCTAGACCAAATCCTTGCCGGGGCAGACGACAGAACCCTTCGGAGGAGGCTTGACCTGCCGGAGGACGGCCCGGCACCTGGCTTATTGCAGTTACTGACACTGATAAAGGAAGAAGCAGcagctgaggaggaggaggaggccctTCTTCAGGCAGGACTAGAGGGGAATTTCACCTGA